The following are encoded together in the Ovis aries strain OAR_USU_Benz2616 breed Rambouillet chromosome 15, ARS-UI_Ramb_v3.0, whole genome shotgun sequence genome:
- the HPX gene encoding hemopexin isoform X1, protein MARALGAPGALWLLGLCWSLAKAHPLARAPEHGHGVEGGNVAEPDADVTERCSDGWGFDATTLDEDGNMLFLKGEFVWKGHAWARQLISERWKDAPSPVDAAFRYDRNSVLLIKGDKFWVYPPEKGQEYPKLLQKKFPGIPFPLDAAVECHRGECSEEGVFFFQGNHTWFWDFSTSTIKERFWPAVGNCSSAIRWLNRYYCFRGNKFLRFDPVEGKVNSSYPRDVRDYFMPCPNRGHAHRNATQHVDKRCSPHLVLSALLSDNHGATYAFSENHYWRLDSSQDGWHSWLIEHLWPQGPSTVDAAFLWDKKLYLIQGTQVYIFLTRAGYTLVKDYPKQLEKEFGSPQGVSLHSVDAAFTCPGSSQLHIVAGEWRRMLRGGWFCASPSGSGKGQVQIPMMWKPRYIRCLFPGQKLWWLDLKLGAQATWTELPWPHTKVDGALCTEKSLGPHSCSANGPGLYLVQGPNLYCYKDVEELSKTKDLPQAQRMNSLLGCAPSQHS, encoded by the exons AACGCTGCTCGGATGGCTGGGGCTTTGATGCTACCACCCTGGATGAGGATGGAAACATGCTGTTTTTAAAAG GGGAGTTTGTGTGGAAGGGTCATGCCTGGGCCCGGCAGTTAATCTCAGAGAGGTGGAAGGATGCCCCCAGTCCCGTGGATGCTGCATTCCGCTATGATCGTAACAGTGTCCTTCTGATCAAG GGGGACAAATTCTGGGTATATCCTCCTGAGAAGGGGCAAGAATATCCAAAGTTGCTCCAAAAGAAGTTTCCTGGAATCCCATTCCCACTGGATGCAGCTGTGGAATGTCACCGCGGAGAATGCTCTGAGGAGGGTGTCTTCTTCTTCCAAG GCAACCACACGTGGTTCTGGGACTTCTCTACAAGTACCATAAAGGAACGTTTCTGGCCGGCCGTTGGGAACTGCTCCTCGGCCATACGATGGCTCAACCGCTACTACTGCTTCCGGGGTAACAAATTCCTGCGCTTCGACCCCGTCGAGGGAAAAGTGAATTCCAGTTATCCTCGGGATGTCCGAGATTACTTTATGCCCTGCCCTAACAGAG GCCATGCACACAGGAATGCAACCCAGCATGTGGATAAGCGCTGTAGCCCACATCTAGTCTTGTCTGCATTGCTCTCTGACAACCATGGTGCCACCTATGCTTTCAGTG AGAACCACTACTGGCGTCTGGACAGCAGCCAGGACGGATGGCACAGCTGGCTCATCGAGCATCTGTGGCCCCAAGGCCCCTCAACAGTGGATGCTGCCTTCCTCTGGGATAAAAAGCTCTATCTGATCCAG GGTACCCAGGTATATATCTTCCTGACAAGGGCAGGCTACACTCTCGTAAAAGATTATCCAAAGCAGCTGGAGAAGGAATTCGGGAGCCCTCAAGGGGTCAGCCTTCATTCCGTGGATGCAGCCTTTACCTGTCCTGGATCTTCTCAGCTCCACATCGTGGCAGGTGAGTGGCGTCGCATGCTGAGGGGTGGTTGGTTCTGTGCTTCTCCATCAGGGAGTGGAAAAGGCCAGGTGCAGATCCCCATGATGTGGAAGCCACGTTACATCCGGTGTCTCTTCCCAGGCCAGAAGCTGTGGTGGCTGGACCTGAAGTTAGGAGCTCAAGCCACGTGGACAGAGCTTCCTTGGCCCCATACGAAGGTCGATGGGGCCCTGTGTACAGAGAAGTCGCTGGGCCCCCACTCGTGTTCCGCCAATGGTCCGGGCTTGTACCTTGTCCAAGGCCCCAATCTGTACTGCTACAAAGACGTGGAGGAACTGAGCAAGACCAAGGACCTTCCCCAGGCCCAGAGGATGAACAGCCTCCTGGGCTGCGCTCCCTCCCAGCACTCCTGA